A section of the Humulus lupulus chromosome 2, drHumLupu1.1, whole genome shotgun sequence genome encodes:
- the LOC133818675 gene encoding isocitrate dehydrogenase [NADP], with translation MAFEKIKVANPIVEMDGDEMTRVFWKSIKDKLIFPFVDLDIKYFDLGLPNRDATDDKVTVESAEATLKYNVAIKCATITPDEARMTEFGLKSMWRSPNGTIRNILNGTVFREPILCKNLPRLVPGWTKPICIGRHAFGDQYRATDTVIKGAGKLKLVFEPEGEGEKTEFEVFNFKGAGGVALAMYNTDESIRSFADASMNTAYEKKWPLYLSTKNTILKKYDGRFKDIFQEVYEARWKSKFEASGIWYEHRLIDDMVAYALKSEGGYVWACKNYDGDVQSDFLAQGFGSLGLMTSVLVCPDGKTIEAEAAHGTVTRHYRVHQKGGETSTNSIASIFAWSRGLAHRAKLDNNNRLLDFTEKLEAACIGAVESGKMTKDLALIIHGSKLCREHYLNTEEFIDAVSEELRARLSCKA, from the exons ATGGCGTTTGAAAAGATCAAGGTTGCTAACCCCATCGTTGAGATGGACG GGGATGAAATGACAAGGGTATTCTGGAAATCAATCAAGGACAAG CTTATATTCCCATTTGTGGATTTGGATATCAAGTACTTTGACCTTGGCCTTCCTAATCGTGATGCAACTGATGATAAAGTTACAGTTGAGAGTGCTGAGGCTACCCTTAA gtACAATGTAGCAATCAAATGTGCAACAATTACCCCAG ATGAAGCTCGTATGACGGAATTTGGCTTGAAGAGCATGTGGAGGAGTCCAAATGGGACCATTAGGAACATTTTGAATG GTACTGTTTTCAGGGAACCAATCCTTTGCAAAAACCTCCCTCGTCTTGTCCCAG GGTGGACGAAGCCGATatgtattggaagacatgctttcGGTGACCAATACAGAGCAACTGACACAGTTATCAAGGGAGCTGGGAAACTGaagttggtgtttg AGCCAGAAGGTGAAGGGGAGAAGACAGAGTTTGAGGTTTTTAACTTCAAAGGTGCTGGAGGAGTAGCATTGGCTATGTATAATACTGATGAG TCTATTCGTTCTTTTGCTGATGCTTCTATGAACACTGCCTATGAAAAGAAGTGGCCTCTTTATCTGAGCACCAAAAATACCATTCTTAAGAAATATGATGGGAG ATTCAAGGACATATTTCAAGAAGTTTACGAGGCCAGATGGAAATCAAAGTTTGAGGCTTCTGGAATCTG GTATGAGCATCGGCTCATTGATGATATGGTGGCTTATGCACTCAAGAGCGAAGGCGGTTATGTTTGGGCATGCAAGAATTATGATGGAGATGTACAGAGTGACTTTTTAGCTCAAG GTTTTGGATCTCTTGGGTTGATGACGTCCGTGCTG GTGTGTCCTGATGGAAAGACTATAGAAGCAGAAGCAGCCCATGGTACAGTTACTAGGCATTACAGGGTTCACCAAAAAGGAGGTGAAACTAGCACAAACAGCATTGCTTCTATCTTTGCTTGGTCTCGAGGGCTTGCTCACAG GGCTAAGCTGGATAACAACAACAGACTTCTGGATTTCACTGAGAAACTGGAAGCTGCTTGTATTGGAGCTGTTGAATCTGGAAAAATGACCAAGGATCTTGCCTTAATTATCCATGGATCTAA GTTGTGCAGGGAGCATTATCTGAATACTGAAGAGTTCATTGATGCAGTGTCGGAGGAACTAAGAGCAAGACTTTCTTGCAAGGCATAA